A single window of Synechococcus sp. C9 DNA harbors:
- a CDS encoding DUF928 domain-containing protein, with amino-acid sequence MKRYGWVAGLLVGGMLCWAPTGWAQSPYTVRLGDTLTGIARRHNVTLEQMLQANPSLRNDPDLILVGQKLVLPKGATPSVADVLATPLPPQVEPKRVATSPTRRRPAFASLNLPTVGRPGNREGGSKRGSGCAKDKEQKLRVLLPEGNYGQTLQDYATFFWYIPELERPTPVEFQLRRVNSQGQPGELVHSETFTSSGGGIGSLTLPATVAPLAVGQEYEWSLAVQCTLDGMAGEPDAWMIALGRIERISPNNPRLTAALAQADLGDYPAILAEAGVWYDALQMLVALRRQNPTNQELLQDWGNLLGKIGFSAIANQPLRCVQPNPQGGAARCF; translated from the coding sequence ATGAAACGGTATGGATGGGTCGCAGGTTTGTTGGTCGGTGGTATGCTCTGCTGGGCACCTACCGGCTGGGCGCAGTCCCCATACACAGTACGTTTGGGGGATACTCTGACCGGGATCGCCCGTCGCCACAATGTCACCCTGGAACAGATGTTGCAGGCCAACCCCAGTTTACGCAATGACCCAGACCTGATTTTGGTGGGGCAAAAATTGGTGTTACCGAAGGGCGCAACCCCCAGTGTGGCAGACGTTTTAGCCACCCCCCTCCCCCCACAGGTGGAACCGAAAAGAGTAGCAACCAGCCCCACCCGCCGTCGCCCAGCCTTTGCCAGTTTGAATTTACCTACGGTGGGTCGCCCTGGCAATCGGGAGGGGGGGTCTAAACGGGGTTCGGGCTGTGCCAAGGACAAGGAACAAAAACTGCGGGTACTCCTACCCGAGGGCAATTACGGCCAAACCCTCCAGGACTATGCCACCTTTTTTTGGTACATCCCCGAATTGGAACGGCCCACCCCGGTCGAATTTCAACTCCGGCGGGTGAATAGTCAAGGTCAGCCTGGGGAGTTGGTGCATAGCGAAACCTTTACCAGTAGCGGCGGGGGGATTGGGAGCCTGACCCTGCCAGCGACGGTGGCCCCTTTGGCGGTGGGGCAGGAATACGAATGGTCCCTTGCGGTACAGTGTACTCTGGATGGCATGGCCGGGGAACCGGATGCCTGGATGATTGCCCTGGGGCGGATCGAACGGATTTCCCCAAATAATCCCCGGTTAACGGCGGCGCTTGCCCAGGCCGATCTGGGGGACTACCCAGCCATTTTGGCGGAGGCGGGGGTCTGGTACGATGCTTTGCAAATGTTGGTGGCCCTGCGGCGGCAAAATCCCACGAACCAGGAATTGCTGCAGGACTGGGGCAATCTGCTGGGGAAAATTGGGTTTTCCGCCATTGCCAACCAACCCCTGCGCTGTGTTCAACCCAATCCCCAGGGGGGCGCCGCCCGCTGTTTTTAG